A part of Melittangium boletus DSM 14713 genomic DNA contains:
- a CDS encoding DEAD/DEAH box helicase, translating into MKPEKEEGAFTGSRRKPWTGPRGLEAVLQGWRDNKKLWPDIVLDEVTPARPGAHAPIPEGVAPQVREALRRRGIEQLFSHQAQSFELARSGQNLVIATPTASGKSLCYNLPLLDRFAREPQARALYLFPTKALSRDQEESLRVFMREAGLEHGAITFDGDTPADARRAARERSGVLLTNPDMLHTGILPHHANWARLFSNLRYVVIDELHTYRGVFGSHLANVLRRLQRVAAFHGSSPTFILASATIGNPKAHAERMLGREVALVSESGAPSGERRVMVYNPPVVNAELGIRASYLKSAVRLTADLVRAEVSTLLFGQSRNSVEVMLKYLRDRFIEEKMDPSLIQGYRGGYLPGTRRATEAAMRAGEVRCVVATNALELGIDIGSLDAVVCAGYPGSVAALMQRFGRAGRRGSGSLALLVTSSAPLDQYLAADPRSLTGAPVEHARIDPDNVEILVQHLKCASFELPFEEGDTFGDVPGESVADALGFLAQHQVVHPTPGADGRRMFHWSSDAYPANHVSLRSVGWDNVVIIELGTDRTLAEMDFRSAHTMLHEQAIYQHEAEQYQVERFDYDNHKAYVRKVAPDYFTDAMTYVRVNVIQEDQGAAMGSTLQAGMGEVSVIEKVVGYKKIKFHTHENVGYGEVALPEMQMHTTALWLTVPESVVRAMGAPRPAVIDALRGLTTALRTVACVGLMIDPRDLGKTLGSKDDAEGPPRKDGGVGFDPTMFLYDNIPGGVGLAARLFDQREELLRRARRLVEACVCEEGCPACIGPVAGGMPGSAPVDSHPRKRLALEILSALGVVALQ; encoded by the coding sequence ATGAAGCCTGAGAAGGAAGAGGGGGCTTTCACCGGGTCCCGGCGCAAGCCCTGGACGGGGCCTCGCGGCCTCGAGGCCGTCCTCCAGGGCTGGCGCGACAACAAGAAGCTGTGGCCCGACATCGTCCTGGATGAGGTGACGCCCGCCCGCCCTGGCGCCCATGCCCCCATTCCCGAGGGCGTGGCTCCCCAGGTGCGCGAGGCCCTGCGCCGCCGGGGCATCGAGCAGCTCTTCTCCCACCAGGCCCAGTCCTTCGAGCTCGCCCGCTCTGGCCAGAACCTGGTCATCGCCACCCCCACGGCCTCGGGCAAGAGCCTCTGCTACAACCTGCCCCTGCTGGATCGCTTCGCCCGCGAGCCCCAGGCGCGCGCCCTCTACCTGTTTCCCACCAAGGCGCTCTCGCGCGATCAGGAAGAGTCCCTGCGCGTCTTCATGCGCGAGGCGGGCCTGGAGCACGGCGCCATCACCTTCGACGGCGACACCCCGGCGGATGCCCGGCGCGCGGCTCGCGAGCGCAGCGGCGTGCTGCTCACCAACCCGGACATGCTGCACACCGGGATTCTTCCCCACCACGCGAACTGGGCCCGGCTCTTCTCCAACCTGCGCTACGTCGTCATCGACGAGCTGCACACCTACCGGGGCGTCTTCGGCTCGCACCTGGCCAACGTGCTGCGCCGGTTGCAGCGGGTGGCGGCCTTCCATGGCTCGTCGCCCACCTTCATCCTGGCCTCGGCCACCATCGGCAACCCCAAGGCCCACGCCGAGCGGATGCTGGGCCGCGAGGTAGCGCTCGTCTCCGAGAGCGGTGCTCCCTCGGGTGAGCGCCGCGTCATGGTCTACAACCCGCCCGTGGTGAACGCGGAGCTGGGCATCCGCGCCAGCTACCTCAAGAGCGCCGTGCGGCTGACGGCGGACCTGGTGCGCGCCGAGGTGTCCACGCTCCTCTTCGGCCAGTCGCGCAACTCCGTGGAGGTGATGCTCAAGTACCTCCGGGACCGGTTCATCGAGGAGAAGATGGACCCCTCGCTCATCCAGGGCTACCGGGGGGGCTACCTGCCCGGCACGCGCCGCGCCACCGAGGCCGCCATGCGCGCGGGCGAGGTGCGCTGCGTGGTGGCCACCAACGCGCTGGAGCTCGGCATCGACATCGGCTCGCTCGACGCGGTGGTGTGCGCGGGCTACCCGGGCTCCGTGGCGGCGCTGATGCAGCGCTTCGGCCGCGCGGGCCGCCGGGGCTCGGGCAGTCTCGCCCTGCTCGTCACCTCCAGCGCGCCCCTGGATCAATACCTCGCGGCGGATCCTCGCTCGCTCACGGGCGCTCCGGTGGAGCACGCGCGCATCGATCCGGACAACGTGGAGATCCTGGTGCAGCACCTCAAGTGCGCCTCCTTCGAGCTGCCCTTCGAGGAGGGAGACACCTTTGGGGACGTGCCGGGCGAGTCCGTCGCGGACGCGCTCGGCTTCCTCGCCCAGCATCAGGTGGTGCACCCCACGCCCGGCGCCGACGGCCGCCGCATGTTCCACTGGTCCTCGGATGCGTACCCGGCCAACCACGTCTCGCTGCGCAGCGTGGGCTGGGACAACGTGGTCATCATCGAGCTGGGCACGGACCGCACGCTCGCGGAGATGGACTTCCGCTCGGCGCACACCATGTTGCACGAGCAGGCCATCTACCAGCACGAGGCCGAGCAGTATCAGGTCGAGCGCTTCGACTACGACAACCACAAGGCCTACGTGCGCAAGGTGGCGCCCGACTACTTCACCGACGCGATGACGTACGTGCGCGTGAACGTCATCCAGGAGGATCAGGGCGCCGCCATGGGCTCCACGCTCCAGGCGGGCATGGGCGAGGTGAGCGTCATCGAGAAGGTGGTGGGCTACAAGAAGATCAAGTTCCACACCCACGAGAACGTGGGCTACGGCGAGGTGGCGCTGCCCGAGATGCAGATGCACACCACCGCGCTCTGGCTCACCGTGCCCGAGAGCGTGGTGCGCGCGATGGGGGCGCCGCGGCCCGCCGTCATCGACGCGCTCCGGGGCCTCACCACCGCGCTGCGCACCGTGGCGTGCGTGGGGCTGATGATCGACCCGAGGGATCTGGGCAAGACGCTCGGGAGCAAGGACGACGCGGAGGGGCCTCCCCGCAAGGACGGGGGCGTGGGCTTCGATCCGACGATGTTCCTCTACGACAACATCCCGGGCGGCGTGGGGCTGGCCGCGCGCCTGTTCGACCAGCGCGAGGAACTGCTGCGTCGCGCGCGGCGCCTGGTGGAGGCGTGCGTGTGCGAGGAGGGTTGCCCCGCGTGCATTGGTCCCGTGGCGGGCGGCATGCCGGGCAGCGCGCCGGTGGATAGCCACCCCCGCAAGCGGCTCGCGCTGGAGATTCTCTCGGCGCTCGGCGTCGTGGCCCTGCAGTAG